The following proteins are encoded in a genomic region of Gemmatimonadota bacterium:
- a CDS encoding OmpA family protein — protein sequence MKRVGSFWALLLAATAAPGPLAAQMFAGAGGVEIRVGFAAPEDQGSGFSISGDLDLGYVGRPWLRAIGGVGHFGFDVESDGATVGDASSFAVRGGLRADAFPEERVSGSVLAALSFHNVSATVPANRVVQDLLDGVYVGFSLGVGGRYSLDAAGRASVVAEARRTFVTNINHWAFEGGIRYQVRGARAYVPEPAPAPPAPGAADARGAVDGASDDERAQERQERERLPERVRPRGGAQAGGRMSDAFAELARELISIAGVTETERGLVVTLGGGSFASGQATLTPEARDDVARIARVLLEFPDRDVVIEGHTDAVGGELDNRATSENRAAAVRAALIAEAIAPDRLSSIGYGESRPVSDNETPAGRASNRRVEIVVLNR from the coding sequence GTGAAGCGAGTAGGCAGCTTCTGGGCGCTATTGCTGGCCGCGACCGCGGCTCCGGGACCTCTGGCCGCACAGATGTTCGCGGGCGCCGGCGGCGTCGAGATTCGGGTCGGCTTCGCCGCTCCGGAGGACCAGGGAAGCGGGTTCTCCATCTCGGGCGACCTCGACCTGGGCTACGTCGGGCGGCCGTGGTTGAGAGCGATCGGTGGCGTCGGCCACTTCGGCTTCGACGTGGAATCCGACGGCGCCACCGTGGGCGACGCCAGCAGCTTCGCCGTTCGCGGCGGGTTGCGCGCCGACGCGTTCCCCGAGGAGCGGGTGTCAGGGTCGGTGCTCGCGGCTCTCAGCTTTCACAACGTCAGCGCGACCGTGCCGGCAAACCGTGTCGTGCAGGACCTGCTCGACGGAGTCTACGTCGGCTTCAGCCTGGGAGTGGGAGGACGGTACTCTCTTGACGCCGCGGGGCGGGCTTCGGTGGTCGCCGAGGCCAGACGGACCTTCGTGACGAACATCAACCACTGGGCGTTCGAGGGCGGGATCCGGTATCAGGTCCGGGGCGCGCGCGCCTACGTGCCGGAGCCAGCCCCGGCTCCCCCCGCACCCGGGGCGGCGGACGCGCGTGGCGCCGTGGACGGAGCCAGCGATGACGAACGCGCCCAGGAGCGGCAAGAGCGGGAAAGGCTTCCCGAGCGCGTGCGCCCGCGCGGCGGGGCGCAGGCCGGGGGGAGGATGTCGGACGCGTTTGCGGAGCTAGCTCGCGAGCTGATCAGCATCGCCGGCGTGACGGAAACCGAACGCGGCCTGGTGGTGACGCTCGGCGGCGGATCGTTCGCCAGCGGCCAGGCGACCTTGACGCCCGAGGCGCGCGATGACGTCGCGCGCATCGCGAGGGTACTCCTGGAATTCCCGGACCGCGACGTCGTGATCGAGGGACACACGGACGCCGTTGGTGGAGAGCTGGACAACCGGGCGACGAGCGAGAACAGGGCGGCCGCCGTGCGCGCCGCGCTGATCGCCGAGGCCATCGCGCCGGACCGCCTCAGCTCGATCGGCTACGGTGAATCGCGACCCGTTTCGGACAACGAGACGCCCGCCGGACGAGCCAGCAACCGGCGCGTCGAAATCGTCGTCCTGAACCGTTAG
- a CDS encoding BlaI/MecI/CopY family transcriptional regulator, which yields MANQSSLSRRERQIIDVLYRHGTASAADVQDGIPDAPSYSAVRAMLAKLERKGHVTHADEGGRYIYRPTLPREEASRSALRRMVRTFFDDSPARTVAAILDMESLDMKEEELDRLADLINEARGRGR from the coding sequence ATGGCCAACCAGTCCTCGCTCTCTCGCCGCGAGCGCCAGATCATTGACGTCCTGTATCGGCACGGCACGGCATCGGCCGCGGACGTGCAGGACGGAATCCCGGATGCGCCCAGCTACTCGGCGGTGCGCGCCATGCTCGCCAAGCTCGAGCGCAAGGGGCACGTTACGCACGCCGATGAAGGAGGGCGCTACATATACCGGCCGACCCTGCCGCGCGAGGAGGCCAGCAGATCCGCGTTGCGGCGCATGGTGCGTACCTTCTTCGATGACTCCCCGGCTCGCACGGTCGCGGCTATCCTGGACATGGAGTCGCTGGACATGAAGGAGGAAGAATTGGACCGGCTGGCGGACCTCATCAACGAAGCGCGCGGGAGGGGACGATGA